One Mangifera indica cultivar Alphonso unplaced genomic scaffold, CATAS_Mindica_2.1 Un_0054, whole genome shotgun sequence genomic region harbors:
- the LOC123206959 gene encoding O-fucosyltransferase 19-like, with protein MASSTDHNSSGSVSPVVMKYKRRRFPEIPEECAGNYSPFKNSNAYFRRKERSLWPAMRIGMDRCLFALIVVAFFYMLVFAKSSLMNTLQDFKSERVLIQVIQQTVVERDDSVRINKMALESTQKMFESSNIWTQFSSNNYYQCINRSWAERREEALTNGYLMVHANGGLNQMKTGISDMVAIAKIMNATLVLPSLDHKSYWTDTSDFKDIFNWRHFMEVLKEDISIVETLPPELEAENHIQIAPVSWSNASYYRDEIAPLFKEHRIIQFTHSNARLVNNGLAASIQRLRCRAMYQALAFSERIVELGNKLVQRLKNLNAPYVALHLRYERDMLSFTGCSHNLTEAEDKELRILRYNTQHWKDKEINSTEKRLNGLCPMTPREVAVFLEAIGFPFDTNIYIVAGEIYGQNGIQELKAKYPNVITHYDLATEEELQLFRKCQNQLAALDYIVAIESDVFVYTYDGNMAKAVKGHREFEGFRKTISPDKWNFVRLNDHYDEGLLSWEPFESKVKSLHEDRVGAPRLRTIADSPRMEESFYANPYPGCICDKSKNLQMPYRRLLSLRN; from the exons ATGGCGAGTTCTACAGATCATAATAGCTCGGGGAGTGTTTCTCCGGTGGTGATGAAGTACAAAAGGAGGCGATTTCCTGAGATACCAGAAGAGTGTGCGGGGAATTACTCGCCGTTCAAAAACAGTAATGCGTATTTCAGAAGGAAAGAACGTTCTTTGTGGCCGGCCATGAGAATCGGCATGGATCGTTGCCTGTTTGCTTTGATCGTGGTGGCGTTTTTCTACATGTTGGTGTTTGCAAAATCTTCTTTGATGAATACTTTGCAGGACTTTAAATCTGAGCGTGTTTTGATTCAAGTTATTCAACAGACGGTTGTGGAGAGAGATGATAGTGTGAGAATTAATAAAATGGCTCTTGAATCCACCCAGAAGATGTTTGAG AGTTCCAACATTTGGACCCAGTTTAGCAGCAACAACTATTACCAATGCATTAACCGATCTTGGGCTGAAAGAA GAGAGGAAGCTCTCACAAATGGCTATCTTATGGTTCATGCCAATGGTGGCTTGAATCAAATGAAAACTGGA ATAAGCGACATGGTTGCCATAGCCAAAATCATGAATGCCACCTTGGTTCTCCCTTCATTAGATCACAAATCCTATTGGACAGACACAAG CGATTTTAAAGACATATTTAACTGGAGGCATTTCATGGAAGTATTGAAGGAAGATATCAGCATTGTGGAGACCCTCCCACCAGAACTGGAAGCAGAAAATCACATTCAGATTGCCCCAGTTTCTTGGTCCAAT GCCAGTTATTATAGAGATGAGATAGCTCCACTATTCAAGGAACACAGGATTATCCAGTTTACTCATTCTAACGCTCGCCTTGTTAACAATGGTCTTGCCGCTTCAATCCAAAGGCTTCGTTGCCGCGCAATGTATCAGGCTCTCGCCTTCTCAGAGAGAATTGTAGAGCTTGGAAACAAACTGGTTCAAAGACTAAAGAATTTGAATGCTCCTTATGTTGCTCTTCATTTGAG ATATGAAAGGGACATGCTTTCTTTTACAGGCTGCAGTCACAATCTTACAGAAGCGGAAGACAAGGAGCTGCGGATATTGAGATACAACACTCAACACTGGAAGGACAAAGAGATCAACAGCACAGAGAAAAGGCTCAACGGGCTATGCCCGATGACCCCTCGAGAGGTTGCTGTCTTCCTCGAAGCTATTGGATTTCCTTTCGATACAAACATTTACATAGTTGCAGGAGAGATATATGGTCAAAATGGGATTCAAGAACTTAAAGCAAAGTATCCAAATGTAATTACTCATTACGATTTGGCTACAGAAGAAGAATTACAGCTCTTCAGGAAATGCCAGAATCAGCTTGCAGCCTTGGACTACATTGTAGCCATTGAAAGCGATGTTTTTGTTTACACTTACGATGGTAACATGGCCAAGGCCGTAAAGGGTCACAGAGAATTCGAAGGTTTCCGAAAAACCATCAGCCCTGACAA ATGGAATTTTGTGAGACTGAATGATCATTACGACGAGGGCTTGCTATCTTGGGAGCCATTTGAATCAAAGGTTAAGAGTTTACACGAAGATAGGGTGGGAGCACCACGTCTAAGAACGATTGCAGATTCTCCAAGAATGGAGGAGAGTTTCTATGCAAATCCTTATCCTGGTTGTATATGTGACAAGTCCAAAAACTTACAAATGCCATACAGAAGGTTATTAAGTTTAAGAAATTGA
- the LOC123206936 gene encoding probable proline transporter 2 isoform X2, whose amino-acid sequence MEGGNSSEAGDSYCGKVHDEPLEVPETAHQISTDSWFQVGFVLTTGINSAYVLGYSGAVMVPLGWIFGVIALIVATSISLDANILVAKLHEFGGKRHIRYRDLAGHIYGRRAYSLTWGLQYVNLFMINTGYIILSGEALKAAYVLYWDDHAMKLPYFIAIAGFVCAVFAIGIPHLSALGVWLGVSTFFSMVYIVIAILLSVQDGIKSPPRDYSIPGSTTSKIFTTIGSCASVVFAFNTGMLPEIQIFASPTYEYLDTRFGIRGSALAAGNLSFRIAVRGGYLTINTFIAALLPFIGDFMSLTGAISTFPLTFILANHMYLVAKKTKLSSLGKLWRWFNVCFFGCLAVTAAIAALRLIAVDSKTYHVFADL is encoded by the exons ATGGAGGGTGGTAATAGTAGTGAAGCAGGGGATTCGTATTGTGGGAAAGTGCATGATGAACCTCTTGAGGTTCCTGAAACCGCCCATCAGATTAGTACTG ATTCATGGTTTCAAGTTGGTTTCGTCCTCACTACCGGTATAAACAGTGCATATGTATTGGGATACTCTGGAGCTGTGATGGTCCCTCTGGGCTGGATATTTGGTGTAATAGCTTTAATTGTAGCAACATCAATATCACTTGATGCAAATATTCTTGTTGCCAAGCTTCATGAATTTGGGGGCAAGAGGCATATCCGATACAGGGATCTTGCTGGACATATATATG gAAGGAGAGCTTATTCTCTAACATGGGGATTGCAGTATGTTAATCTTTTCATGATTAACACTGGATATATCATTTTGTCTGGTGAGGCACTAAAG GCCGCCTATGTTCTTTACTGGGATGACCACGCTATGAAGCTTCCATACTTCATTGCCATTGCTGGGTTTGTATGTGCCGTGTTTGCCATAGGAATACCCCATCTATCAGCTCTTGGAGTTTGGCTAGGAGTTTCGACATTCTTTTCCATGGTGTATATTGTTATAGCAATTCTGTTATCAGTTCAAGATG GTATCAAATCTCCACCTCGAGATTATAGCATCCCTGGATCAACTACAAGCAAAATCTTTACGACAATTGGATCATGTGCTAGCGTTGTGTTTGCATTTAATACTGGAATGCTTCCAGAAATACAG ATATTTGCAAGTCCAACGTATGAGTACTTGGATACAAGGTTTGGAATTAGAGGAAGTGCACTGGCAGCTGGTAACTTATCGTTCAGAATTGCAGTAAGAGGCGGCTACCTAACTATCAACACATTCATCGCTGCACTTCTGCCATTCATTGGTGATTTCATGAGCCTTACAGGGGCCATCAGTACATTCCCTTTGACATTTATTCTTGCAAATCACATGTACCTTGTTGCGAAGAAGACCAAACTGTCTAGTTTGGGAAAGTTATGGCGTTGGTTTAATGTTTGTTTCTTTGGTTGCCTGGCTGTCACTGCAGCAATTGCTGCATTGAGACTCATTGCTGTAGATTCAAAAACTTACCATGTGTTTGCTGATCTATAA
- the LOC123206947 gene encoding syntaxin-81-like isoform X2 produces the protein MARVRDRTEDFKDAVRHTAVSLGYDESKLAVIMASFIIHKPRQRSSFTKAALKTLESIGALEKFMLKHQKDYVDLHRTTEQERDSIEHEVIAFIKACKEQIDILKNSINDDEANSKGWLGLRAHNSNADTVAHKHGVVLILSEKLHLVTAQFDHLRAVRFQDAINRAAPRRKFKRVAESNASDTSKSNILEIREPDGPQPESLSVQQQLLDDETRALQVELSSLLDAVQQTETKMVEMSALNHLMSTHVLQQAQQIEVLYDQAVEATKNVELGNKELSQAIQRNSSSRTFLLLFLFVLTFSILFLDWYN, from the exons ATGGCAAGAGTTAGAGATAGAACCGAGGATTTTAAAGATGCTGTGCGACATACTGCTGTTTCTTTGGGTTATGATGAg TCCAAATTGGCAGTCATAATGGCATCTTTCATAATTCATAAACCTAGGCAAAGATCATCTTTTACCAAAGCTGCTCTCAAGACT CTTGAAAGTATTGGAGCTTTGGAAAAGTTTATGTTAAAGCATCAAAAAGATTATGTGGATCTGCATCGCACAACTGAACAGGAAAGAGATAGCATTGAGCATGAA GTTATTGCTTTTATTAAAGCCTGCAAAGAACAAATTGATATTCTAAAGAATAGCATAAATGATGATGAAGCAAATTCAAAGGGCTGGCTTGGCCTTAGAGCTCACAACTCCAATGCCGATACTGTTGCTCACAAACATGGAGTG GTTTTGATTTTAAGTGAGAAACTCCATTTAGTCACTGCACAGTTTGATCATCTCAGAGCTGTCCGTTTTCAAGATGCTATCAATCGGGCAGCACCCAGAAGAAAATTTAAACGTGTTGCAGAATCAAATGCATCAGATACctcaaaatcaaacattttgGAGATCAGGGAACCTGATGGACCTCAACCTGAATCTCTTAGTGTCCAGCAACAATTATTGGATGATGAAACCCGAGCCCTTCAG GTAGAGTTGAGCAGTCTCCTTGATGCTGTTCAACAAACTGAAACTAAGATGGTCGAAATGTCTGCATTGAATCACCTCATGTCAACACATGTTCTGCAACAAGCCCAACAAATAGAGGTTCTTTATGACCAG GCTGTTGAAGCTACTAAGAATGTAGAGCTTGGTAACAAAGAACTCTCCCAAGCTATCCAACGGAATAGCAGCAGCAGGacctttcttttgcttttcctGTTTGTACTGACGTTTTCAATCCTCTTTCTTGATtggtataattaa
- the LOC123206958 gene encoding L-type lectin-domain containing receptor kinase VIII.1-like, which yields MATLPIAVFPLSIRLIILQILTLIAVPISSITLQTLSNNPHFDRGTALLGDAQVVKDKSHVQLVNPRASSSGLLIRTEPFKFLDPKGSKQTSFSTEFSFSISHGNVDGVAFVVFPYNPEYKFVGQGPFGVLSEKKYFAIEYDTKMDENVGDLNANHVGVDVNSLVSEAVSNISSFNLVLNNGEKLKSWIDYDSISKRIEVRLSKFGERRPYDPIVAHEIDLVKMWGNQDVFVGIVGSNGDSEQTSSVYSWNLRLRNFPHWLHSLPADPRAHEHGDRFRYHKRGVCPLKFLAGLIFATGCGALLAFAVLFAWAIVNRQTEIPTEYHVHPVNFKYEKIEVIVEEDGKGVKN from the coding sequence ATGGCTACATTACCAATTGCAGTATTCCCCTTATCAATTCGCCTTATAATTCTTCAAATACTAACCCTAATTGCAGTTCCCATTTCCTCAATCACTCTGCAAACCCTATCTAATAATCCCCATTTCGATCGCGGAACTGCCCTTCTTGGTGATGCCCAGGTCGTCAAAGACAAATCCCACGTGCAGCTCGTGAATCCAAGAGCTTCAAGTTCTGGTCTTTTGATCCGCACCGAGCCATTCAAGTTTCTTGATCCAAAGGGCTCTAAACAGACGTCGTTTTCCACGGAATTCTCGTTTTCAATATCTCACGGTAATGTTGATGGCGttgcttttgttgtttttccCTATAATcctgaatataaatttgtgggTCAAGGCCCATTTGGggttttaagtgaaaaaaagtaTTTTGCTATTGAATATGACACTAAAATGGATGAGAATGTGGGTGATTTGAATGCAAATCATGTGGGTGTTGATGTTAATAGTCTTGTTTCAGAGGCTGTTAGTAATATTTCATCGTTTAATTTAGTGTTAAACAACGGGGAAAAGCTTAAATCTTGGATTGATTATGATTCGATCTCAAAAAGAATTGAAGTCAGGTTGAGCAAATTTGGTGAGAGAAGGCCATATGATCCCATTGTTGCGCATGAGATTGATTTGGTCAAAATGTGGGGAAATCAAGATGTTTTTGTTGGTATAGTCGGAAGCAATGGCGATTCAGAACAAACTAGTAGTGTGTACTCCTGGAACCTTAGGTTGAGAAACTTTCCACATTGGTTGCATTCATTGCCAGCGGATCCACGGGCTCATGAGCATGGTGATAGGTTTAGATATCATAAGAGGGGTGTTTGTCCTCTTAAATTTCTTGCTGGCTTGATCTTTGCAACTGGTTGTGGAGCTTTGTTGGCGTTTGCGGTGCTATTTGCCTGGGCGATTGTGAATAGACAGACAGAAATACCTACTGAGTATCATGTGCATCCAGTGAATTTCAAGTATGAGAAGATTGAAGTAATTGTAGAGGAAGATGGTAAGGGTGTTAAGAATTAG
- the LOC123206947 gene encoding syntaxin-81-like isoform X1, translated as MARVRDRTEDFKDAVRHTAVSLGYDESKLAVIMASFIIHKPRQRSSFTKAALKTLESIGALEKFMLKHQKDYVDLHRTTEQERDSIEHEVSYGVFRMLIQAFDSSSLMLICHSICLQNCMLSRNVCFLLKTTIFKFIQVIAFIKACKEQIDILKNSINDDEANSKGWLGLRAHNSNADTVAHKHGVVLILSEKLHLVTAQFDHLRAVRFQDAINRAAPRRKFKRVAESNASDTSKSNILEIREPDGPQPESLSVQQQLLDDETRALQVELSSLLDAVQQTETKMVEMSALNHLMSTHVLQQAQQIEVLYDQAVEATKNVELGNKELSQAIQRNSSSRTFLLLFLFVLTFSILFLDWYN; from the exons ATGGCAAGAGTTAGAGATAGAACCGAGGATTTTAAAGATGCTGTGCGACATACTGCTGTTTCTTTGGGTTATGATGAg TCCAAATTGGCAGTCATAATGGCATCTTTCATAATTCATAAACCTAGGCAAAGATCATCTTTTACCAAAGCTGCTCTCAAGACT CTTGAAAGTATTGGAGCTTTGGAAAAGTTTATGTTAAAGCATCAAAAAGATTATGTGGATCTGCATCGCACAACTGAACAGGAAAGAGATAGCATTGAGCATGAAGTAAGTTATGGAGTTTTCAGGATGCTGATACAAGCCTTTGATTCCTCAAGTTTGATGTTAATCTGTCACTCTATCTGCCTCCAAAA TTGCATGCTTTCCAGGAATGTCTGTTTCCTTTTGAAGACaacaatattcaaatttattcagGTTATTGCTTTTATTAAAGCCTGCAAAGAACAAATTGATATTCTAAAGAATAGCATAAATGATGATGAAGCAAATTCAAAGGGCTGGCTTGGCCTTAGAGCTCACAACTCCAATGCCGATACTGTTGCTCACAAACATGGAGTG GTTTTGATTTTAAGTGAGAAACTCCATTTAGTCACTGCACAGTTTGATCATCTCAGAGCTGTCCGTTTTCAAGATGCTATCAATCGGGCAGCACCCAGAAGAAAATTTAAACGTGTTGCAGAATCAAATGCATCAGATACctcaaaatcaaacattttgGAGATCAGGGAACCTGATGGACCTCAACCTGAATCTCTTAGTGTCCAGCAACAATTATTGGATGATGAAACCCGAGCCCTTCAG GTAGAGTTGAGCAGTCTCCTTGATGCTGTTCAACAAACTGAAACTAAGATGGTCGAAATGTCTGCATTGAATCACCTCATGTCAACACATGTTCTGCAACAAGCCCAACAAATAGAGGTTCTTTATGACCAG GCTGTTGAAGCTACTAAGAATGTAGAGCTTGGTAACAAAGAACTCTCCCAAGCTATCCAACGGAATAGCAGCAGCAGGacctttcttttgcttttcctGTTTGTACTGACGTTTTCAATCCTCTTTCTTGATtggtataattaa
- the LOC123206936 gene encoding proline transporter 2-like isoform X1: MEGGNSSEAGDSYCGKVHDEPLEVPETAHQISTDSWFQVGFVLTTGINSAYVLGYSGAVMVPLGWIFGVIALIVATSISLDANILVAKLHEFGGKRHIRYRDLAGHIYGRRAYSLTWGLQYVNLFMINTGYIILSGEALKAAYVLYWDDHAMKLPYFIAIAGFVCAVFAIGIPHLSALGVWLGVSTFFSMVYIVIAILLSVQDGIKSPPRDYSIPGSTTSKIFTTIGSCASVVFAFNTGMLPEIQATIRQPVVENMLKSLYFQFSVGVLPLYAVTFAGYWAYGSNTSTYLLNSVNGPVWMKTAANIAAFLQSVIALHIFASPTYEYLDTRFGIRGSALAAGNLSFRIAVRGGYLTINTFIAALLPFIGDFMSLTGAISTFPLTFILANHMYLVAKKTKLSSLGKLWRWFNVCFFGCLAVTAAIAALRLIAVDSKTYHVFADL, encoded by the exons ATGGAGGGTGGTAATAGTAGTGAAGCAGGGGATTCGTATTGTGGGAAAGTGCATGATGAACCTCTTGAGGTTCCTGAAACCGCCCATCAGATTAGTACTG ATTCATGGTTTCAAGTTGGTTTCGTCCTCACTACCGGTATAAACAGTGCATATGTATTGGGATACTCTGGAGCTGTGATGGTCCCTCTGGGCTGGATATTTGGTGTAATAGCTTTAATTGTAGCAACATCAATATCACTTGATGCAAATATTCTTGTTGCCAAGCTTCATGAATTTGGGGGCAAGAGGCATATCCGATACAGGGATCTTGCTGGACATATATATG gAAGGAGAGCTTATTCTCTAACATGGGGATTGCAGTATGTTAATCTTTTCATGATTAACACTGGATATATCATTTTGTCTGGTGAGGCACTAAAG GCCGCCTATGTTCTTTACTGGGATGACCACGCTATGAAGCTTCCATACTTCATTGCCATTGCTGGGTTTGTATGTGCCGTGTTTGCCATAGGAATACCCCATCTATCAGCTCTTGGAGTTTGGCTAGGAGTTTCGACATTCTTTTCCATGGTGTATATTGTTATAGCAATTCTGTTATCAGTTCAAGATG GTATCAAATCTCCACCTCGAGATTATAGCATCCCTGGATCAACTACAAGCAAAATCTTTACGACAATTGGATCATGTGCTAGCGTTGTGTTTGCATTTAATACTGGAATGCTTCCAGAAATACAG GCAACAATAAGGCAGCCTGTCGTTGAGAACATGTTGAAATCTTTGTACTTCCAATTCTCAGTCGGAGTTCTACCTTTATATGCTGTGACATTTGCCGGTTACTGGGCTTATGGATCCAATACATCAACCTATTTGCTCAACAGTGTCAATGGTCCAGTTTGGATGAAGACTGCAGCCAATATTGCTGCTTTCCTCCAATCTGTCATTGCTTTGCAT ATATTTGCAAGTCCAACGTATGAGTACTTGGATACAAGGTTTGGAATTAGAGGAAGTGCACTGGCAGCTGGTAACTTATCGTTCAGAATTGCAGTAAGAGGCGGCTACCTAACTATCAACACATTCATCGCTGCACTTCTGCCATTCATTGGTGATTTCATGAGCCTTACAGGGGCCATCAGTACATTCCCTTTGACATTTATTCTTGCAAATCACATGTACCTTGTTGCGAAGAAGACCAAACTGTCTAGTTTGGGAAAGTTATGGCGTTGGTTTAATGTTTGTTTCTTTGGTTGCCTGGCTGTCACTGCAGCAATTGCTGCATTGAGACTCATTGCTGTAGATTCAAAAACTTACCATGTGTTTGCTGATCTATAA